From Mycobacteriales bacterium, one genomic window encodes:
- a CDS encoding isoprenyl transferase, which produces MPARPAPRPPSPHPSGARPPQLTRERVPRHVAIVMDGNGRWARARGLPRTRGHEEGESSLFDVVEGAIEVGVKWLSAYAFSTENWKRSPDEVRFLMGFNRDVIRRRRDEMHAMGVRVRWAGRRPRLWRSVVRELEVAEEMTRHNDVLTLTMCVNYGGRSEIADAAAALARDVAAGKVNPDRVDDRVLARYLDEPDMPDVDLFVRSSGEQRTSNFLLWQSAYAEMVFQDTLWPDYDRTHLWAAIEEYAQRERRYGKA; this is translated from the coding sequence ATGCCGGCTCGCCCCGCACCGCGGCCGCCGTCGCCGCACCCGTCCGGCGCCCGCCCGCCGCAGCTGACGCGTGAACGGGTCCCGCGTCACGTCGCGATCGTCATGGACGGCAACGGCCGCTGGGCGCGTGCCCGCGGCCTGCCCCGCACCCGGGGGCACGAGGAGGGCGAGTCGTCGCTGTTCGACGTCGTCGAGGGTGCCATCGAGGTCGGCGTGAAGTGGCTGTCTGCCTACGCCTTCTCGACCGAGAACTGGAAGCGCTCACCCGACGAGGTGCGTTTCCTCATGGGCTTCAACCGCGACGTCATCCGTCGCCGGCGCGACGAGATGCACGCGATGGGCGTGCGGGTGCGGTGGGCGGGCCGGCGCCCGCGGTTGTGGCGATCGGTGGTCCGCGAGCTCGAGGTCGCCGAGGAGATGACCCGGCACAACGACGTGCTGACGCTGACGATGTGCGTCAACTACGGCGGCCGCTCGGAGATCGCCGACGCCGCGGCTGCGCTGGCCCGCGACGTGGCAGCCGGCAAGGTCAACCCCGACCGGGTCGACGACCGGGTGCTCGCCCGCTACCTCGACGAGCCGGACATGCCCGACGTCGACCTGTTCGTGCGCTCGTCCGGCGAGCAGCGCACGTCCAACTTCCTGCTCTGGCAGTCGGCGTACGCCGAGATGGTGTTCCAGGACACGCTCTGGCCCGACTACGACCGCACCCACCTGTGGGCGGCGATCGAGGAGTACGCGCAGCGCGAACGCCGCTACGGCAAGGCCTGA
- a CDS encoding SigE family RNA polymerase sigma factor, whose translation MSAAPVGATEALVVLYRAHYQELVRLAWLLLRDHESAEEVVQDAFVAMHDSWQRLRQPDKAVAYLRQTVVNRCRSALRHRTVVDRFTPPVLPDAPSAEQGALGLLARESLMQALATLPLRQREALVLRYYADLSEAQIADAMGISPGAVKSHASRGLHALRELFGDAADSPLEGRS comes from the coding sequence GTGAGCGCTGCACCGGTGGGCGCGACCGAGGCACTCGTCGTGCTCTACCGCGCCCACTACCAGGAGCTGGTGCGGCTGGCCTGGCTGCTCCTGCGCGACCACGAGTCCGCAGAGGAGGTCGTGCAGGACGCCTTCGTCGCCATGCACGACTCCTGGCAGCGGCTGCGTCAGCCCGACAAGGCAGTCGCCTACCTGCGCCAGACGGTTGTCAACCGGTGCCGTTCGGCGCTGCGGCATCGCACGGTGGTCGACCGCTTCACCCCGCCCGTCCTGCCCGACGCTCCGAGCGCCGAGCAGGGTGCGCTCGGGTTGCTGGCCCGGGAATCTCTCATGCAGGCGCTCGCCACCCTGCCCTTGCGGCAACGGGAGGCGCTCGTCCTGCGCTACTACGCGGACCTCTCAGAGGCCCAGATCGCCGACGCCATGGGCATCAGCCCCGGCGCGGTGAAGAGTCACGCGTCGCGTGGACTGCACGCCCTGCGCGAGCTGTTCGGCGACGCCGCCGACTCCCCCCTGGAGGGACGGTCATGA
- a CDS encoding PhoH family protein, producing the protein MADTPHAQTKIVVPSSHSMVSLLGSHDELLRVVERAFRSDIHVRGNEITISGEPEESALVARLFEELITLLDRGDVLTADSVERSLAMLRAETRERPADVLTLNILSSRGRTIRPKTLNQKRYVDAIDQHTIVFGIGPAGTGKTYLAMAKAVQSLQAKQVNRIILTRPAVEAGERLGFLPGTLYEKIDPYLRPLHDALHDMVDPDSIPRLIASGTIEVAPLAYMRGRSLNDSFIILDEAQNTSPEQMKMFLTRLGFGSKMVVTGDITQTDLPAGQQSGLRIVQGILEGIDDVHFTRLTSSDVVRHRLVSDIVDAYARYDASQQDAPARPAAGQRRGRR; encoded by the coding sequence ATGGCGGACACCCCACACGCGCAGACGAAGATCGTCGTGCCCAGCAGCCACTCCATGGTGAGCCTCCTCGGCTCTCACGACGAGTTGCTGCGGGTCGTGGAGCGCGCCTTCCGCAGCGACATCCACGTCCGCGGCAACGAGATCACGATCAGCGGTGAGCCGGAGGAGTCGGCACTCGTCGCCCGGCTCTTCGAGGAGCTCATCACCCTGCTCGACCGCGGCGACGTGCTGACCGCAGACTCGGTCGAGCGCAGCCTCGCGATGCTGCGGGCCGAGACCCGCGAGCGTCCCGCCGACGTCCTGACGCTCAACATCCTGTCCAGCCGCGGGCGCACGATCCGGCCGAAGACGCTCAACCAGAAGCGCTACGTCGACGCGATCGACCAGCACACGATCGTCTTCGGCATCGGCCCGGCCGGCACCGGCAAGACCTACCTCGCGATGGCCAAGGCGGTGCAGTCGTTGCAGGCCAAGCAGGTCAACCGGATCATCCTGACCCGGCCCGCGGTCGAGGCGGGGGAACGGCTCGGCTTCCTGCCGGGCACGCTCTACGAGAAGATCGACCCCTACCTGCGGCCGCTGCACGACGCGCTGCACGACATGGTCGACCCCGACTCGATCCCGCGGCTGATCGCGAGCGGCACCATCGAGGTGGCGCCGCTGGCCTACATGCGCGGCCGCTCGCTGAACGACTCGTTCATCATCCTCGACGAGGCGCAGAACACCTCGCCCGAGCAGATGAAGATGTTCCTGACCCGGCTCGGCTTCGGCTCGAAGATGGTCGTGACGGGCGACATCACCCAGACCGACCTGCCGGCCGGGCAGCAGTCCGGACTGCGGATCGTGCAAGGGATACTCGAGGGCATCGACGACGTGCACTTCACGCGGCTGACCAGCAGCGACGTCGTACGCCACCGCCTCGTCAGCGACATCGTCGACGCCTACGCGCGCTACGACGCCTCACAGCAGGACGCTCCGGCGCGGCCGGCGGCCGGTCAGCGTCGCGGCCGGCGGTGA
- a CDS encoding cytidine deaminase, with the protein MPELDPEDEKILTLARSAQARTSAAQGAAVRDDTGRTYAASSVDLPSLSLSAVQVAVAMAVSSGATGLEAAALVGAEASDADLGAVRDLGGAGTPLFSAGSDGALRSRTEV; encoded by the coding sequence ATGCCTGAGCTCGACCCCGAGGACGAGAAGATCCTCACCCTCGCCCGCTCGGCGCAGGCGCGAACCTCCGCGGCGCAAGGCGCGGCGGTGCGCGACGACACCGGCCGCACCTACGCCGCCTCGTCGGTCGACCTGCCCTCGCTGTCACTGTCCGCGGTGCAGGTGGCCGTCGCGATGGCGGTCTCCAGCGGCGCGACCGGGCTCGAGGCAGCGGCACTCGTCGGTGCCGAGGCCAGCGATGCCGACCTGGGCGCCGTGCGCGACCTGGGTGGTGCCGGCACACCGCTCTTCTCGGCCGGCTCCGACGGTGCCCTGCGGTCGCGGACCGAGGTGTGA
- a CDS encoding hemolysin family protein, translating to MSGNGALLLAAGLMVLLAGFFAAAETALSRVSRVRIDGLADSGKRGARRVQTVITDPPRYLNLLLLIRVAAELTGTVLVALVASDTFPTDWRAILVAAGSMTVIDYVLVGVAPRTLGRQHAETISLRTAWLALSLNRILGPLPQLLILLGNALTPGRGFPAGPFSSEAELRDLIDVAEERQVIEESERAMLHSVFELGDTLVREVMVPRTDMVWIERDKSVRQALSLALRSGFSRIPVVGDNEDDVVGVAYLKDLVRRVHDHESRGERVKVDEIMRPPYFVPDSKPIDELLREMQACQVHLAVVIDEYGGTAGLVTIEDILEEIVGEITDEYDREVPRIEELDDGARRVNVRLPVDDIEELYGVSFDLDDVETVGGLLATALGRVPIPGATATLQGLTFTAEGTKGRRHRIGTVLIRPSTNGSSSDHDDVPQPEHSDA from the coding sequence ATGAGCGGTAACGGCGCACTGCTGCTCGCCGCCGGCCTCATGGTGCTGCTGGCCGGATTCTTCGCCGCGGCCGAGACCGCGCTGTCGCGCGTCTCCCGGGTGCGGATCGACGGGCTGGCCGACTCCGGCAAGCGCGGCGCGCGCCGGGTGCAGACGGTCATCACCGACCCGCCGCGCTACCTCAACCTGCTGCTGCTCATCCGGGTGGCCGCGGAGCTGACCGGCACCGTGCTCGTCGCGCTGGTCGCCTCCGACACGTTCCCGACCGACTGGCGGGCGATCCTCGTCGCCGCCGGCTCGATGACGGTCATCGACTACGTGCTCGTCGGTGTCGCTCCGCGCACCCTCGGCCGCCAGCACGCCGAGACCATCTCCTTGCGCACCGCCTGGTTGGCGCTGTCGCTCAACCGGATCCTCGGACCGCTGCCGCAGCTGCTGATCCTGCTCGGCAACGCGCTCACCCCCGGCCGGGGCTTTCCGGCGGGACCGTTCAGCTCCGAGGCCGAGCTGCGCGACCTCATCGACGTGGCCGAGGAACGCCAGGTCATCGAGGAGTCCGAGCGAGCAATGCTGCACTCCGTCTTCGAGCTCGGCGACACGCTCGTGCGCGAGGTGATGGTGCCGCGCACCGACATGGTCTGGATCGAGCGCGACAAGAGTGTGCGCCAGGCCCTGTCACTCGCGCTGCGCAGCGGCTTCTCCCGCATCCCGGTGGTCGGCGACAACGAGGACGACGTCGTCGGCGTGGCCTACCTCAAGGACCTCGTCCGCCGGGTGCACGACCACGAGAGCCGTGGCGAGCGGGTGAAGGTCGACGAGATCATGCGGCCGCCCTACTTCGTCCCCGACTCCAAGCCGATCGACGAGCTGCTGCGCGAGATGCAGGCCTGCCAGGTGCACCTCGCCGTCGTCATCGACGAGTACGGCGGCACCGCGGGCCTCGTCACCATCGAGGACATCCTCGAGGAGATCGTCGGCGAGATCACCGACGAGTACGACCGCGAAGTGCCGCGCATCGAGGAGCTCGACGACGGTGCCCGACGGGTCAACGTGCGGCTGCCCGTCGACGACATCGAGGAGCTCTACGGCGTCTCCTTCGACCTCGACGACGTCGAGACCGTCGGCGGCCTGCTGGCCACCGCGCTGGGCCGGGTGCCGATCCCGGGCGCGACCGCGACGCTGCAGGGCCTGACGTTCACCGCCGAGGGCACCAAGGGGCGCCGCCACCGGATCGGTACCGTGCTGATCCGCCCGTCCACCAACGGGTCGTCCTCCGACCACGACGACGTGCCGCAGCCGGAGCACTCCGATGCCTGA
- the ybeY gene encoding rRNA maturation RNase YbeY: MSIDIVNESGVDVDAHALEGLARHVLVEMGIHPLAELSIMLYDVAAMTALHERWMHEPGPTDVLAFPMDALETPRDDDDDDPPPTLLGDVVLCPEVAQQQAREAGHSMDDELHLLCTHGVLHLLGYDHHEPSAEREMFGLQGRLLASWQAARA, from the coding sequence ATGTCCATCGACATCGTCAACGAGTCCGGCGTCGACGTCGACGCCCACGCCCTCGAGGGGCTGGCCCGGCACGTGCTGGTCGAGATGGGCATCCACCCGCTCGCCGAGCTGTCGATCATGCTCTACGACGTCGCCGCCATGACCGCACTGCACGAGCGCTGGATGCACGAGCCCGGCCCCACCGACGTGCTCGCCTTCCCCATGGACGCGCTCGAGACGCCTCGTGACGACGATGACGACGACCCGCCGCCCACGCTGCTCGGCGACGTCGTGCTCTGTCCCGAGGTCGCGCAGCAGCAGGCGCGCGAAGCGGGCCACTCGATGGACGACGAGCTGCACCTGCTGTGCACCCACGGCGTGCTGCACCTGCTCGGCTACGACCACCACGAGCCGTCGGCCGAGCGGGAGATGTTCGGGTTGCAGGGCAGGCTGCTCGCGTCCTGGCAGGCGGCCCGCGCATGA
- a CDS encoding DUF6703 family protein — MPSSRRRPQRRPGAPARGRATGPGDSRTARRTPTAPASPFRSALERRSRPALVVLSRQPRWLVPGLLIALMLVGLFLSGPGAAIPLLVVAVFLTWLLLLSWPAIRSGGRVARIASVLVIVAAAGWRAAS, encoded by the coding sequence GTGCCTTCGTCCCGCCGCCGTCCGCAGCGCCGGCCCGGCGCTCCGGCCCGTGGGCGGGCGACCGGTCCCGGTGACAGCCGCACGGCACGGCGTACGCCGACCGCACCCGCGTCACCGTTCCGGTCGGCACTCGAGCGGCGCAGCCGGCCCGCGCTGGTGGTGCTCTCCCGGCAGCCGCGCTGGCTGGTGCCGGGGCTGCTGATCGCTCTGATGCTGGTAGGGCTCTTCCTCTCCGGGCCCGGCGCCGCGATCCCCCTGCTCGTCGTGGCGGTGTTCCTGACCTGGCTGCTGCTGCTGTCCTGGCCGGCAATCCGGTCCGGCGGGCGGGTCGCCCGGATTGCGTCCGTGCTCGTCATCGTGGCCGCGGCCGGCTGGCGCGCGGCGAGCTGA
- the recO gene encoding DNA repair protein RecO, with product MALYRDEGVVLRTHKLGEADRIVTVLTRRTGRVRAVAKGVRRTTSRFGARLEPFTHVDLQLHTGRSLDIVTQAETLEPYGERIAGDYATYTAGSVILETAERLTAEEREPSLRLYLLVLGALRALVDKQHEPGLVLDAFLLRALAIAGYEPALDGCARCGAPGPHRSFAPAVGGVVCADDRPPGSASPAPDTIALLSALLAGDWAVADGSDPRNRREASGLVAAYVQWHLERGLRSLRLVSRV from the coding sequence GTGGCGCTCTACCGCGACGAGGGCGTCGTCCTGCGCACGCACAAGCTCGGCGAGGCCGACCGCATCGTCACCGTGCTGACCCGTCGCACCGGCCGGGTGCGGGCGGTGGCCAAGGGAGTGCGGCGTACGACGTCGCGGTTCGGCGCGCGGTTGGAACCGTTCACCCACGTCGACCTGCAGCTGCACACGGGCCGCTCGCTCGACATCGTCACGCAGGCGGAGACGCTCGAGCCCTACGGCGAGCGGATCGCCGGCGACTACGCGACCTACACCGCGGGCAGCGTGATCCTCGAGACCGCCGAGCGGCTCACCGCCGAGGAGCGCGAGCCGTCGCTGCGGCTCTACCTGCTGGTGCTCGGAGCGCTGCGCGCACTGGTCGACAAGCAGCACGAGCCGGGCCTCGTGCTCGACGCATTCTTGCTGCGTGCGTTGGCGATCGCGGGTTACGAACCGGCACTCGACGGCTGCGCGCGCTGCGGTGCGCCGGGGCCGCACCGGTCGTTCGCGCCCGCGGTCGGCGGCGTGGTCTGCGCCGACGACCGCCCACCCGGCTCGGCGTCACCCGCACCCGACACCATCGCTCTGCTGTCCGCACTGCTGGCGGGCGACTGGGCGGTGGCCGACGGGTCCGACCCGCGCAACCGGCGAGAGGCCAGCGGTCTCGTCGCGGCCTACGTGCAGTGGCACCTGGAACGCGGCCTGCGTTCCCTGCGGCTGGTCTCCCGGGTCTGA
- the era gene encoding GTPase Era: protein MSGSEFRSGFACFVGRPNAGKSTLTNALVGSKVAIMSERPQTTRHAVRGVVHRPDAQLVLVDTPGLHRPRTLLGERLNEVVRTTLGEVDVVGFCVPADQKVGPGDRYIAQQLKEIRAPVVAVVTKADLADKDTIGRQLVALSDLGDWADVVPVSATTGFQVPLLTDLLVGHLPEGPAYYPEGELTDEPEQVMAAELIREAALEGVRDELPHSIAVVVDEMRRRDDRDLLEIDAVMYVERESQKAIVIGTRGARLKDVGTRARQQIEALLGTRVYLDLRVKVAKDWQRDPKQLRRLGF from the coding sequence GTGAGCGGGTCCGAGTTCCGGTCGGGGTTCGCCTGCTTCGTGGGCCGGCCCAACGCCGGCAAGTCGACGCTGACCAACGCGCTCGTCGGCAGCAAGGTCGCCATCATGAGCGAGCGGCCCCAGACCACGCGGCACGCCGTCCGCGGGGTCGTGCACCGGCCCGACGCGCAGCTCGTGCTCGTCGACACTCCGGGACTGCACCGGCCGCGGACCCTGCTCGGTGAGCGGCTCAACGAGGTCGTCCGCACCACGCTCGGCGAGGTCGACGTCGTCGGCTTCTGCGTGCCGGCCGACCAGAAGGTCGGTCCGGGCGACCGTTACATCGCCCAGCAGCTGAAGGAGATCCGCGCCCCGGTCGTCGCCGTCGTCACCAAGGCCGACCTCGCCGACAAGGACACGATCGGCCGGCAGCTGGTCGCGCTGTCGGATCTCGGTGACTGGGCCGACGTCGTACCGGTGTCGGCGACGACCGGTTTCCAGGTGCCGCTGCTCACCGACCTGCTGGTCGGTCACCTGCCCGAAGGGCCGGCCTACTACCCCGAGGGCGAGCTGACCGACGAGCCGGAGCAGGTGATGGCCGCCGAGCTGATTCGCGAGGCCGCGCTCGAGGGCGTGCGCGACGAGCTGCCGCACTCGATCGCGGTCGTCGTCGACGAGATGCGCCGCCGCGACGACCGGGACCTGCTCGAGATCGACGCGGTGATGTACGTCGAGCGCGAGAGCCAGAAGGCGATCGTCATCGGCACCCGTGGCGCCCGGCTCAAGGACGTCGGCACCCGCGCGCGGCAGCAGATCGAGGCGCTGCTCGGCACGCGGGTCTACCTCGACCTGCGGGTCAAGGTCGCCAAGGACTGGCAGCGCGACCCTAAACAGCTGCGGCGGCTCGGCTTCTGA
- a CDS encoding histidine triad nucleotide-binding protein, whose amino-acid sequence MADDCLFCRIVAAELPATVVRDGERTLAFRDINPQAPTHVLVIPKEHHVNVAALARDDPDLLGEVLREAAAVAADEGAADAGYRVVFNTGAGAGQTVFHVHAHVLAGRGLGWPPG is encoded by the coding sequence GTGGCGGACGACTGCTTGTTCTGCCGGATCGTCGCCGCTGAGCTGCCGGCCACCGTCGTACGCGACGGGGAGCGGACGCTGGCGTTCCGCGACATCAACCCGCAGGCGCCCACCCACGTGCTCGTGATCCCCAAGGAGCATCACGTCAACGTCGCGGCACTCGCCCGCGACGACCCGGACCTGCTCGGCGAGGTGCTCCGCGAGGCGGCTGCCGTGGCGGCCGACGAGGGAGCGGCCGATGCGGGCTACCGGGTGGTCTTCAACACCGGCGCGGGAGCCGGGCAGACCGTCTTCCACGTGCACGCCCACGTGCTCGCCGGCCGCGGTCTGGGCTGGCCGCCGGGATGA
- a CDS encoding GNAT family N-acetyltransferase, with the protein MDVVPLSLDSPEPLLREWAALDAAIQAELMPDLDPPPYAQSLRNLQPVAHLNRWGVAAVDGAQVVGAGLCRSFLSDNRHLCEVDLYVAKGRRREGVGSALLSRVAAVAGQDGRTTIVGYAAAGSAGLDFATALGAVEKQGELRSSLDVSTLDREALAGELAAAEAASVDYELLRWSGVCPEDLLAAYAGVADAMNDAPRGELDMEDVVAEPERMRVRAQTVLATGARPYVVVARRTGDAELAGFTELTVAPGGGTGYQEDTGVARAHRGHRLGMRVKAAMLAWLATEEPRLRVVTTWNAENNEHMLAVNRQLGFVAQERWSALEVDVAAIRSRAAAAV; encoded by the coding sequence ATGGACGTCGTCCCGCTGAGCCTCGACTCCCCCGAGCCGCTGTTGCGCGAGTGGGCCGCGCTCGACGCCGCGATCCAGGCCGAGCTGATGCCGGACCTCGACCCCCCGCCGTATGCCCAGTCGCTGCGCAACCTGCAGCCGGTGGCGCATCTGAACCGTTGGGGTGTCGCCGCGGTCGACGGGGCGCAGGTGGTCGGTGCCGGGCTGTGCCGGTCGTTCCTCAGCGACAACCGGCATTTGTGCGAGGTCGACCTCTACGTGGCCAAGGGGCGCCGTCGGGAGGGGGTCGGCAGCGCGCTGCTGTCGCGGGTGGCGGCGGTCGCAGGCCAGGACGGCCGCACGACGATCGTCGGTTACGCGGCCGCCGGCTCGGCCGGTCTCGACTTCGCGACGGCACTCGGCGCAGTGGAGAAGCAGGGTGAGCTGCGCAGCTCCCTCGACGTCAGCACCCTCGACCGGGAGGCGCTGGCCGGCGAGCTGGCCGCGGCCGAGGCGGCGTCGGTGGACTACGAGCTGCTCCGCTGGTCGGGCGTCTGCCCGGAGGATCTGCTCGCGGCCTACGCCGGCGTGGCCGACGCGATGAACGACGCGCCGCGCGGCGAGCTCGACATGGAGGACGTCGTCGCCGAGCCCGAGCGCATGCGGGTGCGGGCTCAGACGGTGCTGGCGACCGGCGCCCGCCCCTACGTGGTGGTGGCGCGGCGGACAGGTGACGCGGAGCTCGCAGGGTTCACCGAGCTGACGGTCGCCCCGGGCGGAGGCACCGGCTACCAGGAGGACACGGGCGTGGCCCGCGCCCATCGCGGCCACCGGCTCGGGATGCGGGTGAAGGCGGCGATGCTCGCCTGGCTCGCGACCGAGGAGCCCCGGCTGCGCGTGGTCACCACCTGGAACGCCGAGAACAACGAGCACATGCTCGCGGTCAACCGGCAGCTCGGATTCGTCGCGCAGGAGCGGTGGAGCGCACTGGAGGTCGACGTCGCGGCGATCAGAAGCCGAGCCGCCGCAGCTGTTTAG
- a CDS encoding ZIP family metal transporter — protein MVMVVAVGTVLSTLVGGLVALRNRDRMHLLLGFTAGVLLGVVAFDLLPEVFHLSSGRTGVPNVMLTFAAGFLALHLLERMVLLHHAQEEAYGEHHHPTVGLASALALCAHSFMDGLGIGLGFQAGTRTGVAVAIAVIAHDFADGLNTVSIMLAHHNTTRRSVMLLVLDALAPLLGAATTLFWHPSQSLLSLYLGFFAGFLLYLATGDILPEAHSRRPSRLTLLATVSGILVMWGVVSLA, from the coding sequence ATGGTCATGGTGGTGGCCGTCGGCACCGTGCTGTCGACCCTCGTCGGCGGGCTGGTCGCCCTGCGCAACCGCGACCGCATGCACCTGCTGCTGGGCTTCACCGCGGGGGTGCTGCTGGGCGTGGTCGCGTTCGACCTGCTGCCCGAGGTCTTCCACCTGAGCAGTGGGCGCACCGGCGTGCCCAACGTCATGCTCACCTTCGCCGCCGGCTTCCTCGCGCTGCACCTGCTCGAGCGGATGGTGCTGCTGCACCACGCGCAGGAGGAGGCCTACGGCGAGCACCACCACCCGACGGTCGGGCTCGCCTCCGCGCTCGCGCTGTGCGCGCACTCCTTCATGGACGGGCTCGGGATCGGGCTCGGCTTCCAGGCCGGCACGCGCACGGGGGTCGCGGTCGCGATCGCAGTCATCGCGCACGACTTCGCCGACGGGCTCAACACCGTCTCCATCATGCTGGCGCACCACAACACGACCCGCCGGTCGGTCATGCTCCTGGTGCTCGACGCCCTGGCACCGTTGCTCGGCGCGGCGACCACGCTGTTCTGGCACCCCTCGCAGTCGCTGCTCTCGCTCTACCTGGGCTTCTTCGCCGGCTTCCTGCTCTACCTGGCGACCGGCGACATCCTCCCCGAGGCGCACAGCCGCCGGCCGTCACGGCTCACGCTGCTCGCGACCGTGAGCGGCATCCTCGTGATGTGGGGCGTCGTCAGCCTGGCCTGA